CGGAAGCTCCTGGAACTTCTCCCTCGAAGGTTGAAATGAACTGAAACATTTCTTTTATCAATGGGAGAATATCAGCAGATTCGTAATCTCCGCTAAGCAGAAGATAAAATCCGGTTCGGCATCCCATGGGTCCAAAGTAGAGGACACGGTTTTTGAACTCCGGGTGGTTCCGCAGGAAGGTTGCTCCTAGATGTTCGATGGTATGCACTTCGGCGGTGTTCATCACCGGTTCTTCATTTGGTCGTGTAATTCGCAGATCAAAGGTGGTAACAGTTTGTGTATCGGCCAGATCTTTTCTGGAAACATAGACGCCGGGAACCAGACGCAAATGGTCAATGGTAAAACTTGTGATCTTTTCCATATTAATCTTCCTCCTCAGTCTGAACGGAATATGTCTGACGTTTTCTTGCCATCTCGTCGCTTGCAAGATATTCATCGTAGGTTGTGATCTTGTCGATCAGCTTACCGCCCGGTACGATTTCCATAATACGGTTGGCAGTAGTCTCAACGATCTGATGATCCCGGGAAGTGAAAAGCAGAACGCCCGGGAATTTGATCATTCCGTTGTTCAAAGCGGTAATGGATTCCATATCCAGGTGGTTGGTCGGCTCGTCCAGAAGCAGGACGTTGGCTCCGGAGATCATCATCTTGGAGAGAAGGCAGCGCACCTTTTCACCACCGGACAAGACTTTCAGACGTTTGACACCATCTTCTCCGGAGAAAAGCATACGGCCTAAAAATCCGCGGACATAGGTGACATCTTTGTTTTCGGAATACTGAGTCAGCCATTCTGTGATGGTGTAGTCATTGTCAAATTCTCCGCCGAAATCCTTTGGGAAATATGCCTGTGAAGTCGTAACACCCCATTTATAGGTTCCCTCATCCGGTTCCATTTCTCCAATCAGGATTTTAAACAGAACAGTCTTAGCAAGCTCGTTACCGCCTACAAAGGCAACCTTGTCTTCACGGTTTAAGGTAAAAGTCAGATTGTCCAGAATTTTCTCACCGTCTATGGTCTTGGAAAGGCCTTCCACGCTTAAGACTTCATTTCCGATCTCGCGGTTTGGACGGAAATCGATATAAGGATATTTACGGCTGGAAGGTTTGATCTCATCCAACTGGATCTTTTCCAGGGCACGTTTTCTGGAGGTTGCCTGTTTGGACTTGGAAGCGTTGGCACTGAACCGGGAAATGAATTCCTGCAATTCTTTGATCTTTTCTTCCTTTTTCTTATTAGCTTCTTTCATCTGACGGATCAGAAGCTGGCTGGATTCATACCAGAAATCATAATTTCCGGCGTAAAGCTGAATTTTTCCGTAATCGATATCCGCAATTTGTGTA
This window of the Mediterraneibacter butyricigenes genome carries:
- a CDS encoding S-ribosylhomocysteine lyase, which translates into the protein MEKITSFTIDHLRLVPGVYVSRKDLADTQTVTTFDLRITRPNEEPVMNTAEVHTIEHLGATFLRNHPEFKNRVLYFGPMGCRTGFYLLLSGDYESADILPLIKEMFQFISTFEGEVPGASAKDCGNYLDMNLPMARFYAKKYLREVLDDPKDSQLNYPA
- a CDS encoding ABC-F family ATP-binding cassette domain-containing protein gives rise to the protein MISANNVTLRVGKRALFEDVNIKFTEGNCYGMIGANGAGKSTFLKILSGQLEPTQGEVVITPGERLSFLQQDHFKYDEYPVLDTVIMGNARLYEISKEKEAIYAKEDFTDEDGIRASELEAEFATLNGWEAESDAATLLNGLGIETELHDHLMKSLTGAEKVKVLLAQALFGNPDILLLDEPTNHLDLDAIAWLEEFLINFDNTVIVVSHDRYFLNKVCTQIADIDYGKIQLYAGNYDFWYESSQLLIRQMKEANKKKEEKIKELQEFISRFSANASKSKQATSRKRALEKIQLDEIKPSSRKYPYIDFRPNREIGNEVLSVEGLSKTIDGEKILDNLTFTLNREDKVAFVGGNELAKTVLFKILIGEMEPDEGTYKWGVTTSQAYFPKDFGGEFDNDYTITEWLTQYSENKDVTYVRGFLGRMLFSGEDGVKRLKVLSGGEKVRCLLSKMMISGANVLLLDEPTNHLDMESITALNNGMIKFPGVLLFTSRDHQIVETTANRIMEIVPGGKLIDKITTYDEYLASDEMARKRQTYSVQTEEED